In Xylanibacter ruminicola 23, a single genomic region encodes these proteins:
- the queF gene encoding preQ(1) synthase: protein MNREVEGLQALGKKTEYKSDYAPEVLETFMNKHPENDYWVQFNCPEFTSLCPITGQPDFAEIKIMYIPGEKMVESKSLKLYLFSFRNHGDFHEDCVNVIMKDLVRLMDPKYIEVIGLFTPRGGISIYPYANYGRPGTKFEALAEQRLMNHTFK from the coding sequence ATGAACAGAGAAGTAGAAGGTTTGCAGGCACTCGGCAAGAAGACTGAGTACAAGAGCGATTATGCACCCGAGGTGCTTGAGACGTTTATGAACAAGCATCCTGAGAATGATTACTGGGTACAGTTTAACTGTCCTGAGTTTACATCGCTGTGTCCAATCACGGGTCAGCCTGATTTTGCTGAGATCAAGATTATGTATATTCCGGGTGAGAAGATGGTTGAATCTAAGAGTTTGAAGCTCTATCTGTTCAGCTTCCGTAACCATGGTGATTTCCACGAGGATTGTGTGAATGTGATAATGAAGGACTTGGTGCGCCTGATGGATCCCAAGTACATCGAGGTAATCGGTCTTTTCACTCCCCGTGGTGGTATCAGCATTTACCCCTATGCCAACTACGGTCGCCCCGGCACCAAATTCGAAGCCCTCGCCGAACAAAGACTGATGAACCACACGTTTAAGTAG
- a CDS encoding HD domain-containing protein produces MDYEKIIDKYYPEDNELKRLLMHHSRQVADRCLKIAKQHPELRLDTEFLEEAAMLHDIGIFRCNAPSIQCVGTEPYICHGYLGGEILRNEGFLRHALVCERHTGTGLTRTQIERQQLPLPLDRSYEPETLEEQVVCYADKFYSKSHVAHERSVVETAQSLEKFGAEGVQKFLKWVDMFE; encoded by the coding sequence ATGGATTACGAAAAGATTATTGATAAATATTATCCTGAGGATAATGAGCTTAAGCGTTTGCTGATGCATCATTCTCGTCAGGTGGCGGATAGATGCTTGAAGATTGCCAAGCAGCACCCCGAACTACGTCTGGATACCGAGTTTTTGGAAGAGGCAGCCATGCTGCACGATATCGGCATTTTTCGTTGTAATGCCCCCAGTATCCAGTGTGTAGGCACCGAACCTTACATCTGTCATGGTTATTTAGGTGGCGAGATACTGCGCAACGAGGGCTTTTTGCGCCACGCGCTGGTATGCGAACGTCATACCGGTACCGGTCTTACCCGTACACAGATTGAGCGCCAGCAACTGCCATTGCCTCTCGACCGTAGTTACGAGCCTGAGACACTCGAAGAGCAGGTGGTGTGCTATGCCGATAAGTTCTATTCAAAGTCGCATGTAGCCCACGAGCGTTCGGTAGTAGAAACAGCACAGAGTTTGGAGAAATTCGGTGCCGAAGGCGTGCAGAAGTTCCTGAAATGGGTGGATATGTTCGAATAA
- a CDS encoding calcium/sodium antiporter — MTLFNIGLIVVGIILVIWGADRMTDGASKLARDMRVPEIVIGLTIVAAGTSAPELFVSLMSALKGTPDLAVGNVIGSNIFNTLLIVGCSAAVAPIAVAPNTVKKDIPFAIGASLLLFMLCADDMGSVHLWGNEISRSDGIILLIGFVAFMVYTFQMAAKDGKLDFLDEELGVEREKPKKDYTHLWRNLFWIGLGLGCLIVGSHIFVNGATYVAYRFGIRQSVVGLTIVAGGTSLPELATSVVAAYKGRSAMAIGNVIGSNVFNILLILGITSVVHPMRIMGITIVDLMMMLISIGLMWIFAITKYFVSRREGWVLILTFMGYMGWLLYLL, encoded by the coding sequence ATGACATTATTTAACATCGGACTGATCGTCGTAGGTATCATCCTCGTTATCTGGGGAGCCGATCGTATGACGGATGGAGCCTCAAAGCTGGCCCGCGACATGCGTGTGCCCGAAATCGTGATAGGTCTTACCATTGTAGCTGCCGGCACTTCGGCGCCCGAGTTGTTTGTGAGTCTGATGTCGGCCCTGAAGGGTACACCCGATCTGGCCGTAGGTAATGTGATAGGTTCTAACATCTTCAACACCCTGCTCATTGTGGGTTGTTCGGCTGCAGTAGCACCAATCGCTGTGGCACCCAACACGGTTAAGAAGGATATCCCCTTTGCCATAGGTGCTTCGTTGCTGCTCTTTATGCTGTGTGCCGACGATATGGGCTCGGTACACCTGTGGGGTAACGAAATCAGTCGTTCGGATGGTATCATCCTGCTCATCGGCTTTGTGGCCTTTATGGTTTACACCTTCCAGATGGCTGCAAAAGATGGAAAGTTGGATTTCCTTGACGAGGAGCTGGGTGTGGAGCGCGAAAAGCCCAAGAAGGATTATACGCACCTGTGGCGTAACCTGTTCTGGATTGGTCTCGGACTGGGCTGCTTAATCGTGGGCAGTCATATCTTTGTAAACGGTGCTACTTATGTGGCTTATCGTTTCGGTATCCGTCAGAGTGTGGTAGGTCTTACCATCGTGGCTGGCGGTACGTCGCTACCCGAGTTGGCTACCAGCGTGGTGGCTGCTTACAAGGGTCGTTCGGCCATGGCTATCGGAAATGTCATCGGCTCGAATGTGTTTAACATTCTGCTTATTCTCGGCATCACTTCGGTGGTTCACCCCATGCGCATTATGGGTATCACCATCGTCGACCTGATGATGATGCTGATTAGTATTGGACTGATGTGGATATTCGCAATCACCAAGTATTTTGTATCGCGCCGCGAGGGATGGGTACTGATACTTACCTTTATGGGTTACATGGGTTGGTTGCTGTATCTGTTGTAA
- a CDS encoding queuosine precursor transporter, which yields MEKLKDNQRISVLFMFYGILFCVCLITANVLETKQISFGPANMTAGLIVFPVSYIINDVVCEVWGYRRTRLLIWLGFAMNFMFVVFGAIADWIPGASYWHGEEGFHQIFGLAPRIAGASFLAFLAGSFMNAYVMSKMKLSSNGKNFSARAVMSTVWGELTDSIIFFPLALGGVIPWEEMPSLVITQVTLKTVYEIIALPVTIRVVNFTKKHDHEDVFDKDVTYNIFKVKEL from the coding sequence ATGGAAAAATTAAAAGACAATCAGAGGATCAGTGTGCTGTTTATGTTTTACGGCATACTGTTTTGCGTGTGCCTGATTACGGCAAACGTATTGGAGACAAAACAGATTTCGTTTGGACCTGCTAACATGACGGCTGGACTCATTGTGTTCCCCGTAAGTTACATCATCAACGATGTGGTTTGCGAGGTGTGGGGATACCGTCGTACGCGTCTGCTCATCTGGCTGGGCTTTGCCATGAACTTTATGTTTGTGGTGTTTGGTGCCATCGCCGACTGGATTCCTGGTGCCTCGTACTGGCATGGCGAGGAGGGATTCCATCAGATCTTCGGATTGGCACCTCGTATCGCCGGTGCATCGTTCCTGGCTTTCCTGGCAGGATCGTTTATGAATGCCTACGTGATGAGTAAGATGAAGTTGAGCTCGAACGGTAAGAATTTCTCGGCCCGTGCCGTGATGAGTACTGTCTGGGGTGAGCTTACCGACTCAATCATCTTCTTCCCCCTGGCGCTGGGTGGTGTTATCCCCTGGGAGGAGATGCCATCGCTGGTTATCACACAGGTAACACTGAAGACGGTTTACGAAATCATTGCACTTCCTGTAACCATCCGTGTGGTAAACTTTACCAAGAAGCACGACCACGAGGATGTGTTCGACAAGGATGTAACGTACAACATCTTCAAGGTCAAGGAACTTTAA
- a CDS encoding cation:proton antiporter, whose amino-acid sequence MAELPPMIADLALILMVAGVVTLIFKRLKQPLVLGYIVAGFLVSPNMTYTPSAVDMANVHLWADIGVMFLLFSLGLDFSFKKILKMGASPVISAITIIFCMMMLGIVVGHVFGWGKMDCIFLGGMLAMSSTTIIYKAFDDLGLRQQQFAGMVMSVLILEDILAIVMMVMLSALASGSDMGGGQLLQSVMRIGFFLILWLVVGIFAIPLFLRRVRRLINNEVLLIVALGLCCAMAVFSTKVGFSSAFGAFIMGSILAETIEAERIEKLVEPVKNLFGAVFFVSVGMLVDPKILVEYAIPILCLVLTIIVGQSVFGTISFMLGGQSLKSAMRCGFSMAQIGEFSFIIASLGLSLGVIGDFLYPVVVAVSVITTFLTPYMIRLATPAYNNLEKRLPGKLIKSLNQLAMGNTHSQEESKWKRLLTQMTINTIVYSILSSASIAMMFAFVLPVTRKMLPGWELHWYANAITGVLTVALIAPFLRAMVMKKNHSEEWKALWAESNRNRLPLLFTILVRFLIAVSFIFYICNFLSRFTNALMITIGFVVIVLIILSRRTKHRSITLERLFIQNLRSRDIEAQVHGKKRPLYEGKLLDRDIHIADFTVPFNSTWMGQSLSQLKLGTKYGVHVSSILRGGRRINIPDGYNILFPGDVLQVIGSDQQFTAFRDAIENEVLGIDVDVEMREMKLRQLIIGTDSPFVGQTLIESRIRDRFSCMVVGLEEGKESLSPYSPNRKFRAGDIIWVVGEQDSLDALFNIKD is encoded by the coding sequence ATGGCAGAATTACCCCCAATGATAGCCGACCTGGCACTCATCCTGATGGTGGCAGGTGTGGTTACGCTCATATTTAAACGCTTAAAGCAGCCCCTTGTGCTGGGCTACATCGTGGCAGGTTTCCTGGTTAGTCCTAACATGACCTATACGCCATCGGCTGTTGATATGGCCAACGTACACCTGTGGGCCGATATCGGTGTGATGTTCCTGCTGTTCTCGTTGGGATTGGATTTCTCGTTCAAGAAGATTCTTAAGATGGGCGCCTCGCCCGTCATATCCGCTATCACCATTATCTTCTGTATGATGATGCTCGGTATCGTGGTGGGCCATGTGTTCGGTTGGGGTAAGATGGACTGCATCTTCCTTGGAGGTATGCTCGCCATGTCGAGTACCACCATTATCTATAAAGCTTTCGACGATCTCGGATTGCGCCAGCAGCAGTTTGCCGGCATGGTTATGAGTGTGCTTATACTCGAGGATATCCTGGCTATTGTCATGATGGTGATGCTGAGTGCCCTGGCCAGCGGTTCTGATATGGGTGGCGGACAGCTTTTGCAGTCGGTCATGCGTATCGGTTTCTTCCTGATACTATGGCTGGTGGTGGGTATCTTTGCCATCCCGCTGTTTTTGCGCCGCGTGCGCCGACTCATCAATAACGAGGTGCTGCTCATCGTAGCCTTAGGCTTGTGTTGTGCCATGGCGGTGTTCTCAACCAAGGTAGGCTTCAGCTCAGCTTTCGGTGCCTTTATCATGGGTAGCATCCTGGCCGAGACCATCGAGGCCGAGCGTATCGAGAAACTCGTCGAGCCTGTTAAGAACCTCTTCGGTGCCGTGTTCTTCGTGTCGGTAGGTATGCTGGTCGATCCAAAGATTCTGGTCGAATATGCCATACCTATTCTCTGCCTGGTACTCACCATTATTGTAGGGCAGAGCGTGTTCGGCACCATCTCGTTTATGTTAGGCGGCCAGTCGCTCAAGTCGGCCATGCGTTGCGGCTTCTCGATGGCGCAGATTGGTGAGTTCTCGTTCATCATCGCCTCGTTAGGTTTGTCGCTGGGCGTTATTGGCGATTTCCTTTACCCCGTGGTGGTAGCCGTATCTGTCATCACTACCTTCTTAACCCCTTATATGATTCGTCTGGCCACGCCAGCCTATAATAACCTTGAGAAGCGTTTGCCTGGTAAGCTTATCAAGTCGCTTAACCAGTTGGCCATGGGCAATACGCATAGTCAGGAGGAGAGCAAGTGGAAACGCCTGCTCACGCAGATGACCATCAACACCATTGTTTACTCCATCCTTTCGTCGGCATCCATTGCCATGATGTTTGCCTTTGTGCTGCCCGTAACCCGCAAAATGCTGCCCGGCTGGGAGCTCCATTGGTATGCCAACGCCATCACCGGTGTGCTCACCGTGGCACTCATCGCACCATTCCTGCGTGCCATGGTCATGAAGAAGAATCACAGCGAGGAGTGGAAAGCCCTGTGGGCCGAGAGCAATCGCAACCGTTTGCCATTGTTGTTCACCATCCTGGTGCGTTTCCTCATTGCAGTCAGCTTTATCTTCTACATCTGCAATTTCCTCAGCCGATTCACCAATGCCTTGATGATTACCATCGGTTTCGTAGTCATCGTGCTCATCATCCTCTCACGCCGTACCAAGCACCGTAGCATTACACTCGAGCGCCTGTTTATCCAGAACCTGCGTTCGCGCGATATCGAGGCCCAGGTGCATGGCAAGAAACGTCCGCTCTACGAGGGCAAGCTGCTCGATCGCGATATCCATATTGCCGATTTCACGGTGCCGTTCAACTCCACTTGGATGGGACAGTCATTGTCTCAGCTCAAGCTGGGTACCAAGTATGGTGTGCATGTTAGTAGTATTCTGCGTGGAGGCCGTCGTATAAACATCCCCGATGGTTATAACATCCTGTTCCCAGGCGATGTACTTCAGGTCATCGGTAGCGACCAGCAGTTCACCGCTTTCCGCGATGCCATCGAGAACGAGGTGCTGGGTATCGATGTAGATGTAGAGATGCGCGAGATGAAGTTGCGCCAACTCATTATCGGTACCGACAGTCCGTTTGTGGGTCAGACCCTCATCGAGAGTCGTATCCGCGATCGCTTTAGCTGTATGGTGGTAGGATTAGAAGAGGGAAAGGAAAGTCTCTCCCCCTATAGTCCAAATCGTAAGTTCCGTGCAGGTGATATCATCTGGGTGGTAGGCGAGCAAGACTCGCTCGACGCCCTCTTTAATATTAAGGATTAA
- a CDS encoding oxaloacetate decarboxylase — MAKKKIQFSLVYRDMWQSSGKFQPRKDQLERIAPAIIDMGCFARVETNGGAFEQVNLMAGENPNLAVRAFCKPFNEVGIKTHMLDRGLNALRMYPVPDDVRALMYKVKHAQGVDITRIFCGLNDTRNIIPSIKWAKEGGMTPQATLCITTSPVHTVEYYAAIADEVIAAGAEEICLKDMAGIGQPAMLGALTKAIKTKHPDIIIQYHGHSGPGLSMASILEVCNNGADVIDTAIEPLSWGKVHPDIISVRSMLKNEGFEVADLDMNAYMQARTLTQEFIDDWLGCFINPANKHMSSLLLGCGLPGGMMGSMMADLGPIQKMINKEREKKGENALTMDDMLVKLFNEVEYVWPKVGYPPLVTPFSQYTKNIALMNLLTMEQGKGRYVMMDDAIWGMILGKSGKVPGTIAPELVELAEKKGLKFTDADPHTLLENSLDTFRKEMDENGWDYGQDDEELFELAMHPEQYRPFKSGQAKKQLLADIQKAKDAKLGGGQKISQEEIDAIKHAKADAVKAPLAGQLLWGFGGEGVLAPCVEPFIGQKYKEGDTFCYLQTKWGEIVSIPAAMGGKLVDISVKPGQNIRQGDTIAWIEREA, encoded by the coding sequence ATGGCAAAAAAGAAGATTCAATTCAGTCTCGTTTACAGAGACATGTGGCAGAGTTCAGGCAAATTCCAGCCTCGTAAAGACCAGCTGGAACGCATTGCGCCCGCCATTATCGATATGGGCTGTTTTGCCCGAGTAGAAACCAATGGTGGTGCCTTTGAGCAGGTGAACCTGATGGCAGGTGAGAATCCTAACCTGGCTGTTCGTGCTTTCTGTAAGCCTTTCAACGAGGTTGGCATTAAGACTCACATGCTGGATCGCGGTCTCAACGCACTCCGTATGTATCCTGTACCCGATGATGTTCGTGCACTGATGTATAAGGTTAAGCACGCTCAGGGTGTAGATATCACTCGTATCTTCTGTGGATTAAACGATACCCGTAATATCATTCCAAGTATCAAGTGGGCCAAGGAGGGTGGCATGACACCTCAGGCTACACTGTGTATCACCACTTCGCCAGTTCACACCGTTGAGTACTATGCTGCTATTGCTGATGAGGTAATCGCTGCTGGTGCCGAGGAGATCTGTTTGAAGGATATGGCTGGTATCGGTCAGCCTGCTATGCTGGGTGCTCTTACCAAGGCTATCAAGACCAAGCACCCCGATATCATCATTCAGTACCACGGTCACTCAGGTCCTGGTTTGTCTATGGCTTCTATCCTCGAGGTTTGTAACAACGGTGCCGATGTAATCGATACTGCTATCGAGCCTCTGTCATGGGGTAAGGTTCACCCAGATATCATCTCGGTTCGTTCTATGCTGAAGAACGAGGGCTTCGAGGTGGCCGATCTGGATATGAACGCCTATATGCAGGCACGTACACTCACTCAGGAGTTTATCGACGACTGGTTGGGTTGCTTCATCAACCCTGCTAACAAGCACATGTCATCACTGTTGCTTGGTTGCGGTCTGCCTGGTGGTATGATGGGATCTATGATGGCCGATCTTGGTCCTATCCAGAAGATGATTAATAAGGAACGCGAGAAGAAGGGTGAGAACGCACTCACTATGGACGATATGCTGGTTAAGCTGTTCAACGAGGTTGAGTACGTATGGCCAAAGGTAGGTTATCCCCCATTGGTAACACCATTCTCTCAGTACACTAAGAATATCGCTCTGATGAACCTCCTCACCATGGAGCAGGGTAAGGGTCGTTACGTGATGATGGACGATGCCATCTGGGGTATGATTCTTGGTAAGAGCGGTAAGGTGCCCGGAACAATCGCTCCCGAGCTGGTTGAGCTGGCCGAGAAGAAGGGACTGAAGTTTACCGATGCCGATCCTCACACCCTGCTGGAGAACTCACTCGACACCTTCCGTAAGGAGATGGACGAGAACGGTTGGGACTACGGACAGGACGACGAGGAGCTGTTCGAGCTGGCTATGCACCCTGAGCAGTACCGTCCATTCAAGAGCGGTCAGGCTAAGAAGCAGCTGCTGGCTGATATCCAGAAGGCTAAGGATGCCAAGCTGGGTGGTGGTCAGAAGATTTCGCAGGAAGAGATCGACGCTATCAAGCATGCTAAGGCCGACGCTGTAAAGGCTCCTCTGGCTGGTCAGCTGTTGTGGGGCTTCGGTGGCGAAGGTGTACTGGCACCATGCGTTGAGCCATTCATCGGTCAGAAGTACAAGGAGGGCGACACCTTCTGTTATCTGCAGACCAAGTGGGGCGAGATTGTATCAATCCCTGCCGCTATGGGTGGTAAGCTGGTTGATATCAGCGTTAAGCCTGGTCAGAACATTCGTCAGGGCGACACCATCGCCTGGATTGAGCGCGAAGCTTAA
- a CDS encoding RNA-binding S4 domain-containing protein produces the protein MEEARIDKWLWASRIFKTRSIAADACKNGRVTIGGVNVKPSRMVKVGETVSVRKPPITYSFRILKTIEQRVGAKLLPEIYENVTAPEQYELLEMTRISGFVDRARGTGRPTKKDRRSLDAFISDME, from the coding sequence ATGGAAGAAGCAAGAATTGACAAGTGGCTTTGGGCATCGCGTATCTTTAAGACCCGCTCTATTGCAGCCGATGCTTGTAAGAACGGTCGCGTTACCATCGGTGGGGTGAACGTAAAACCCTCGCGTATGGTAAAGGTAGGCGAGACTGTAAGCGTGCGCAAACCGCCCATTACCTACTCGTTCCGTATTCTGAAGACTATCGAACAGCGTGTAGGAGCAAAACTCCTGCCCGAAATCTACGAGAATGTGACGGCTCCCGAGCAGTACGAACTGCTGGAGATGACGCGTATCAGTGGTTTCGTTGATCGTGCCCGTGGTACCGGTCGTCCCACCAAGAAGGATCGTCGCAGTCTGGATGCATTTATCAGCGACATGGAATAA
- a CDS encoding putative LPS assembly protein LptD, which yields MAEVPMKMVSRVQQGSGNNDSIPTDSIVKDTIKAAFDTIKATIDTTQMDSIQLAIYRHNKAIDDSLAQDSINKRRKNGIDSPVEYSAEDSLTYEAASGLAHLYGDSKVKYQNMDLQSDKIYMSLDSSLVHATGSFDSTANGLKGTPVFKMGNDEYQSDTMAFNFKTKKGLISSVYTQQEEGFLTSELSKRGADGEMFLQHGRYTTCDDPHPDFYLAMSRAKVRPGKDVVFGPTYLVVADVPLPLAIPYGFFPFTKSYSSGLIMPTYGDETERGFYLRDGGYYFAINDKMDLKLIGEIYTKGSWGLSAASNYRKRYRYSGSFMASYQNTINGEKNMPDYTKQTSFKVVWSHRQDAKANPYSQLSANVNFATSSYERNNLTSMYNPQTLTQSTRTSSVSWSTTFSSIGMTLSSTTNLNQNMRDSTISLTLPDLNISIARFYPFKRKKRAGNERWYEKISMQYTGQIKNEITTKEDKLLHSSLSKDWKNGMQHNIPISGNFTLFGYLNLNPSFNFTDRTYFSKVHKGWDAAAQREVVDTLSGFYNVYNWNFSVGASTKLYGMWVPNRKIFGDKINAIRHVVTPTVSFSYAPDFSASRYGYYDYYQKTDADGKVTMVEYSPYQIGTYGVPGKGKTGSLSMDLSQNLEMKVKSDDDSTGFKKISLIDEFRMSMSYNFAADIRPWSDLSTSLRLKLSKNYTLNLNAVFASYVYEADSVGAVPRVSEHKTYWGMGKLGRFQGISQNLSYTLSNEKIANFFKRLRGEKVDKKERKNDDNDDDEWDDTLESNVDKDMEKAKHGANRKGSGSKAETDEDGYMAFQMPWSLSIGYGVTMREDQTLSKFNYNTMRYPYKFSQNLNISGNLRISDGWNISFSSGYDFDNKKISMTTASLNRDLHCFNMSCSVVLAPYTSYNFSFRCNASTLTDALKYDKRSSYSNAVQWY from the coding sequence ATGGCGGAAGTGCCCATGAAGATGGTTTCCAGAGTTCAGCAAGGCTCTGGTAACAATGATAGTATTCCCACAGATAGCATCGTAAAGGATACCATCAAAGCAGCCTTCGACACCATTAAGGCTACCATCGATACCACTCAGATGGACTCTATTCAGCTCGCCATATATCGTCACAACAAAGCTATCGACGATTCGTTGGCGCAGGATAGTATCAATAAGCGCCGCAAAAATGGTATCGATTCACCAGTAGAGTATTCGGCTGAGGACTCGCTTACATACGAGGCAGCTTCGGGTTTGGCACATCTGTATGGCGACTCGAAGGTGAAGTATCAGAATATGGACCTGCAGAGCGACAAGATTTATATGAGTCTTGACAGCAGTTTGGTACATGCCACAGGTAGTTTCGATTCTACAGCCAACGGACTCAAAGGTACCCCCGTTTTCAAGATGGGTAACGATGAGTACCAGAGCGATACCATGGCCTTTAATTTCAAGACCAAGAAAGGTTTGATTTCGAGCGTATATACGCAGCAGGAAGAAGGCTTCCTTACCAGCGAACTGTCGAAGCGCGGTGCTGATGGCGAGATGTTCCTGCAGCACGGTCGTTATACCACTTGCGACGATCCGCATCCCGATTTCTACCTCGCCATGTCGCGTGCCAAGGTGCGCCCTGGTAAGGATGTGGTGTTCGGTCCTACCTATCTGGTTGTGGCCGATGTGCCTCTGCCATTGGCTATCCCTTACGGATTCTTCCCCTTCACCAAGAGCTACTCAAGCGGACTCATCATGCCTACCTATGGTGATGAGACCGAGCGTGGTTTCTATCTGCGCGATGGTGGTTACTACTTTGCCATCAACGATAAGATGGACCTGAAGCTGATAGGTGAAATCTATACCAAGGGCTCGTGGGGCCTCTCGGCAGCCTCTAACTATCGCAAGCGTTATCGCTACAGCGGTTCGTTCATGGCCAGCTATCAGAACACCATCAACGGCGAGAAGAATATGCCCGACTACACCAAGCAAACCAGTTTTAAGGTAGTGTGGAGCCATCGCCAGGATGCTAAGGCCAACCCTTACTCGCAGCTCTCGGCAAACGTAAACTTTGCCACTAGCAGTTACGAGCGCAATAACCTTACCTCGATGTACAATCCGCAAACGCTCACACAGTCAACACGTACCTCATCAGTATCGTGGAGCACCACATTCTCGAGTATCGGTATGACATTGAGCTCAACCACCAACTTAAACCAGAACATGCGTGATAGTACTATCTCGCTCACACTGCCCGATCTGAATATCTCAATCGCCCGTTTCTATCCCTTCAAGCGCAAAAAGAGGGCAGGCAATGAGCGCTGGTACGAGAAAATCTCGATGCAGTACACGGGTCAGATCAAGAACGAGATAACCACTAAAGAGGATAAACTGCTGCACTCGTCGCTCTCAAAGGACTGGAAGAACGGCATGCAGCACAATATACCTATCAGCGGTAACTTTACCCTGTTCGGCTATCTCAACCTCAACCCTTCGTTCAACTTTACCGACCGTACCTATTTCAGTAAGGTACACAAGGGCTGGGATGCCGCTGCTCAGCGCGAGGTAGTAGATACCCTGAGTGGTTTCTATAACGTTTACAACTGGAACTTCAGTGTTGGCGCCTCTACCAAGCTTTACGGTATGTGGGTGCCCAACCGTAAGATATTCGGCGATAAGATTAATGCTATCCGCCACGTGGTTACCCCAACCGTTAGCTTCAGCTATGCACCTGACTTCAGTGCATCGCGCTATGGCTATTACGACTACTATCAGAAAACCGATGCCGATGGTAAGGTAACCATGGTTGAGTACTCACCCTATCAGATTGGTACCTATGGTGTGCCTGGCAAGGGTAAAACCGGTAGCCTCTCGATGGACCTTTCGCAGAACCTCGAAATGAAGGTTAAGAGCGACGACGACTCTACAGGCTTTAAGAAGATTTCGCTCATCGACGAGTTCCGCATGTCGATGTCGTATAACTTTGCTGCCGATATCCGTCCTTGGAGCGACCTGTCAACCAGTTTGCGACTCAAACTCTCTAAGAACTATACCCTGAACCTCAACGCTGTGTTCGCATCGTATGTTTACGAGGCCGATAGCGTGGGTGCCGTACCACGTGTATCTGAACACAAGACTTATTGGGGTATGGGTAAACTCGGACGATTCCAGGGTATCTCGCAGAACCTTTCTTATACCCTCAGCAACGAGAAGATTGCCAACTTCTTTAAGCGCTTACGTGGCGAGAAAGTGGATAAGAAAGAACGTAAGAACGACGATAACGACGATGACGAGTGGGACGACACCCTCGAGTCGAACGTAGATAAGGATATGGAGAAAGCCAAGCATGGGGCTAATCGTAAAGGTAGCGGTTCGAAAGCCGAGACCGACGAGGATGGCTATATGGCCTTCCAGATGCCTTGGAGCCTGAGTATCGGTTATGGTGTTACCATGCGTGAGGACCAGACCCTCTCAAAGTTCAACTACAACACCATGCGCTATCCTTATAAGTTTAGTCAGAACCTCAATATAAGTGGTAACCTGCGCATCAGCGACGGATGGAACATCTCGTTCTCATCTGGTTACGATTTCGATAATAAGAAGATATCTATGACAACGGCCTCACTTAATCGCGACCTCCATTGCTTCAATATGTCGTGCTCGGTAGTGTTGGCACCATACACTAGTTATAACTTCTCATTCCGCTGTAACGCGTCAACGCTTACCGATGCGCTTAAGTACGACAAGCGCTCAAGTTATTCAAACGCTGTGCAGTGGTACTAA